In Drosophila yakuba strain Tai18E2 chromosome X, Prin_Dyak_Tai18E2_2.1, whole genome shotgun sequence, a single genomic region encodes these proteins:
- the LOC26534525 gene encoding uncharacterized protein LOC26534525 — protein MTSATRFSGPLIVALTFALVAHTWADEFDLDYSNEYDDVRPHLVYPDDPRLDKRIGDAAREFGQNVTQAWNAMVDSFKNYFEELKNLFADTTDHSGSPNEIFSTH, from the coding sequence ATGACTTCCGCAACCAGATTCTCTGGCCCACTAATCGTGGCCCTGACCTTCGCCCTGGTGGCGCACACGTGGGCGGATGAATTCGACCTGGACTACTCCAATGAGTACGACGATGTGCGTCCGCATTTGGTCTATCCAGACGATCCGAGGCTGGACAAGCGGATCGGCGATGCGGCGCGTGAGTTTGGACAAAATGTAACCCAGGCATGGAACGCGATGGTGGACTCGTTTAAGAACTATTTCGAGGAGCTCAAGAACCTTTTCGCCGACACCACGGATCACAGTGGATCACCCAATGAGATCTTTTCCACCCACTGA
- the LOC6525787 gene encoding uncharacterized protein LOC6525787, whose product MTRRQPLALLLVAVSLARIAARPGAQNPLESLGMGAMALAGNIAEAVQSGAAISRDLNIDNPLMSMHSKTAVGYGDAIRPIAADSSEEDRRRKRRRRSLHRHKRAPCFWKMGSAATTAASADDDVEARRRRAQKRAANNASRSRVSPKSSGKKKKLVRERRQAAEGMEVTPDMGGTDPLGLGTRIKAMWLSFVDNVTDVMQQVRQKISETANSTG is encoded by the coding sequence ATGACTCGCCGTCAACCGCTGGCACTGCTACTGGTGGCCGTGAGTCTGGCCAGGATTGCGGCCAGGCCAGGTGCACAGAATCCGCTCGAATCGCTGGGCATGGGCGCCATGGCGCTGGCCGGGAATATAGCGGAGGCGGTGCAGAGTGGCGCTGCCATTTCACGTGACCTCAACATCGACAATCCCCTAATGTCCATGCACTCGAAAACGGCCGTGGGCTATGGCGATGCCATACGTCCCATTGCCGCCGATTCATCCGAGGAGGATCGTCGCCGGAAGCGAAGACGCCGTAGTCTACATCGCCACAAGCGTGCTCCTTGCTTCTGGAAAATGGGCTCGGCTGCCACCACAGCGGCGTCCGCCGACGATGACGTGGAGGCCAGAAGGCGAAGGGCACAGAAGCGGGCAGCCAACAATGCCTCACGATCCCGTGTGAGTCCCAAGAGCAgcggcaagaagaagaagttgGTGCGAGAACGACGACAGGCGGCCGAGGGCATGGAAGTGACACCGGATATGGGCGGCACAGATCCCTTGGGCCTGGGCACCAGGATCAAGGCCATGTGGCTATCGTTCGTGGACAACGTGACGGATGTGATGCAGCAGGTGCGCCAGAAGATCTCCGAAACGGCCAATTCCACGGGCTAG
- the LOC6525786 gene encoding protein alan shepard isoform X2, translating to MRSSKVRGGNASRLVDAEGQWGKGCLGSQHAILKNHGRGLSSQNPAQFGGYSSSSGQQQYPAVYTQPGFRGAGKLKATPNTLLQQQQQQLLAQQQQQLLAATSPQGGASGSAGAGVGVGGGGVVNMPSYADQMHAAFLDYQRQRAEFEQQQQQLLQKLYHYYPDVSGALSPAQIQPQATQLAAPAADVAGSTVGGVATQSAAGRFAYRRPQFSSNGLQPERLAAGSILPGAGPTGGGAVNPGGVAGSVPLRNGGVGAGDFYSTQQHMGFMQQQQQDVLRDQQQSVAQQFATSQLAPTTRQSYGMAVPMSSVLGSPTYQQSPDVSHVSFSSGNLNYSF from the exons ATGAGATCCAGCAAAGTTCGTGGGGGCAACGCCAGTCGCCTGGTGGATGCGGAAGGACAGTGGGGAAAGGGATGCCTGGGCTCCCAGCACGCGATTCTCAAGAATCACGGGCGTGGCCTTTCATCC CAAAATCCCGCGCAATTTGGTGGATACTCATCATCGTCGGGACAGCAGCAGTATCCTGCCGTATATACGCAGCCAGGATTCCGGGGCGCTGGTAAGCTCAAGGCCACGCCCAACacgctgctgcagcagcagcaacagcagctcctggcgcagcagcagcagcaactcctGGCCGCCACATCGCCGCAGGGTGGTGCATCCGGATCAGCCGGCGCCGGAGTGGGCGTTGGCGGCGGGGGCGTGGTCAACATGCCCAGCTATGCGGACCAGATGCACGCCGCCTTCCTGGACTATCAGCGTCAGCGAGCCGAgttcgagcagcagcagcagcagctgctgcagaagCTCTACCACTACTATCCCGATGTATCCGGCGCCCTATCACCTGCCCAGATCCAACCCCAAGCAACCCAGCTAGCTGCTCCCGCCGCCGATGTGGCAGGCTCAACggtggggggcgtggcaacgcAAAGCGCAGCTGGCCGCTTCGCGTACCGCCGGCCGCAGTTCAGCAGCAATGGCCTGCAGCCCGAGCGCCTGGCCGCCGGATCCATTCTGCCCGGTGCCGGTCCAACTGGAGGCGGCGCAGTCAACCCAGGCGGTGTCGCCGGTTCAGTGCCTTTGCGCAACGGTGGAGTGGGCGCAGGTGACTTCTATTCCACGCAGCAGCACATGGGCttcatgcagcagcagcagcaggacgTGCTCCGTGACCAGCAGCAGTCGGTGGCCCAGCAGTTCGCCACCAGCCAGCTGGCGCCCACTACACGCCAGAGCTACGGCATGGCCGTGCCCATGTCCTCCGTGCTGGGATCCCCCACCTACCAGCAATCGCCGGATGTCTCACACGTGAGCTTTTCGAGCGGCAATCTCAACTACAGCTTCTAA
- the LOC6525788 gene encoding uncharacterized protein LOC6525788, producing MTSPIWILSLVLLHCSISWSQDAPDVMVVVDQVQELLTANSQGPQSLENGDGSFNGPPIFPDPSTFMQNMGV from the exons ATGACATCGCCCATTTGGATCCTGAGTCTAGTTCTGCTGCACTGCAGCATTTCCTGGTCACAG GATGCTCCTGatgtgatggtggtggtggatcAAGTGCAGGAGCTTCTTACCGCCAATTCGCAAGGCCCACAAAGTTTGGAGAATGGCGATGGGTCCTTCAATGGACCGCCCATTTTCCCCGATCCATCAACGTTCATGCAGAACATGGGAGTGTAA
- the LOC6525786 gene encoding centrosomal and chromosomal factor isoform X1 has translation MFAVALTMAALLLAGQQEVCRAQVSIHTDANTNSYSLKTPGVQQTFTRYYGGVAKNQQAEQPQPQQLQEQEQLQNPAQFGGYSSSSGQQQYPAVYTQPGFRGAGKLKATPNTLLQQQQQQLLAQQQQQLLAATSPQGGASGSAGAGVGVGGGGVVNMPSYADQMHAAFLDYQRQRAEFEQQQQQLLQKLYHYYPDVSGALSPAQIQPQATQLAAPAADVAGSTVGGVATQSAAGRFAYRRPQFSSNGLQPERLAAGSILPGAGPTGGGAVNPGGVAGSVPLRNGGVGAGDFYSTQQHMGFMQQQQQDVLRDQQQSVAQQFATSQLAPTTRQSYGMAVPMSSVLGSPTYQQSPDVSHVSFSSGNLNYSF, from the exons ATGTTCGCAGTGGCCTTGACGATGGCCGCCTTGCTGCTGGCCGGCCAGCAGGAGGTATGCCGGGCACAGGTCTCCATCCACACGGACGCCAATACGAACTCGTACAGCCTGAAGACGCCCGGAGTGCAGCAGACCTTCACCCGGTACTACGGAGGAGTGGCCAAGAATCAGCAGGCGGAGCAGCCTCAGCCGCAGCAGttgcaggagcaggaacagcTG CAAAATCCCGCGCAATTTGGTGGATACTCATCATCGTCGGGACAGCAGCAGTATCCTGCCGTATATACGCAGCCAGGATTCCGGGGCGCTGGTAAGCTCAAGGCCACGCCCAACacgctgctgcagcagcagcaacagcagctcctggcgcagcagcagcagcaactcctGGCCGCCACATCGCCGCAGGGTGGTGCATCCGGATCAGCCGGCGCCGGAGTGGGCGTTGGCGGCGGGGGCGTGGTCAACATGCCCAGCTATGCGGACCAGATGCACGCCGCCTTCCTGGACTATCAGCGTCAGCGAGCCGAgttcgagcagcagcagcagcagctgctgcagaagCTCTACCACTACTATCCCGATGTATCCGGCGCCCTATCACCTGCCCAGATCCAACCCCAAGCAACCCAGCTAGCTGCTCCCGCCGCCGATGTGGCAGGCTCAACggtggggggcgtggcaacgcAAAGCGCAGCTGGCCGCTTCGCGTACCGCCGGCCGCAGTTCAGCAGCAATGGCCTGCAGCCCGAGCGCCTGGCCGCCGGATCCATTCTGCCCGGTGCCGGTCCAACTGGAGGCGGCGCAGTCAACCCAGGCGGTGTCGCCGGTTCAGTGCCTTTGCGCAACGGTGGAGTGGGCGCAGGTGACTTCTATTCCACGCAGCAGCACATGGGCttcatgcagcagcagcagcaggacgTGCTCCGTGACCAGCAGCAGTCGGTGGCCCAGCAGTTCGCCACCAGCCAGCTGGCGCCCACTACACGCCAGAGCTACGGCATGGCCGTGCCCATGTCCTCCGTGCTGGGATCCCCCACCTACCAGCAATCGCCGGATGTCTCACACGTGAGCTTTTCGAGCGGCAATCTCAACTACAGCTTCTAA